A segment of the Lelliottia amnigena genome:
CCTGCTGAATTATTAGGCTGGGTAGATCTGACCTGGCTGAAAGAGCAACACATCACCGGCTTGCATTACAATCCATTGACCGACAAATTCAAGCTCGCGCCGGGTGTAGATGTTAACTATATGTTGCACACGACGACAAAAAACGACTAACGTCATTCGTTATTCTTATAAAGATTGCGCGACATCACGTTGCGCAATTCTGACCTCTCGTTGAAGAAATCAGCACTCGATCAAATTTTAGATTTTTTTTCTAAATTATTGACATGACGTCCAGGCCTTACGATACGAGGACTTAGGGTTTATTACGCTTTAGCAACCTGAAATTAACGTCAAAATCAACTCTTGTACTGAAATGATTCCTTACTAGAATACTCACCATATAGCGTTTTTCTTATCGCAAACCCCCTATATGTAGTATTTATCCACAGAGTTAGCCACAAGGCGCTTCTGTGGATAAGCAGGGGGATATTTTTTTATTTCACGGACAGGTAAAAAACCACATGAATCAAAGTCTGCTGGTGACAAAGCGCGACGGTACTACCGAGCGTATCAATCTCGACAAAATCCATCGAGTTCTCGACTGGGCAGCAGAAGGACTGAACAACGTATCTATCTCTCAGGTGGAACTGCGTTCACATATTCAGTTCTACGACGGGATTAAGACCTCAGATATTCATGAAACCATTATCAAAGCCGCAGCCGATCTGATCTCCCGCGAAGCACCGGATTACCAGTACATGGCCGCACGCCTCGCCATTTTCCATCTGCGCAAAAAGGCCTACGGTCAGTTTGAGCCGCCAGCGCTGCTCGATCACGTCACGAAAATGGTTGACCTGGGCAAATACGACGCGCATCTGCTGGAAGACTACACGGAAGAAGAGTTCAAGCAGATGGACGGGTTTATCGACCACTGGCGCGACATGAACTTCTCCTACGCCGCGGTGAAGCAGCTGGAAGGCAAGTACCTGGTTCAGAACCGCGTCACAGGCGAAATCTATGAGAGCGCACAGTTCTTGTATATTCTGGTTGCCGCGTGCCTGTTCTCAAACTATCCGCGTGAAACGCGCCTGGACTACGTGAAGCGTTTTTACGACGCCGTATCCACCTTTAAAATTTCTCTGCCTACGCCGATTATGTCTGGCGTGCGCACCCCGACGCGTCAGTTCAGCTCCTGCGTACTGATCGAGTGCGGCGACAGCCTGGATTCCATCAACGCAACCTCAAGCGCGATTGTGAAATACGTCTCCCAGCGCGCCGGTATCGGTATCAATGCCGGCCGCATTCGTGCGCTGGGCAGCCCAATTCGCGGCGGTGAAGCGTTCCACACCGGCTGTATCCCGTTCTACAAACACTTCCAGACCGCGGTGAAATCCTGCTCTCAGGGCGGCGTACGCGGCGGTGCAGCCACCCTGTTCTACCCAATGTGGCATTTGGAAGTCGAAAGCCTGCTGGTCCTGAAAAACAACCGTGGCGTTGAAGGCAACCGCGTTCGTCATATGGACTACGGCGTGCAGATCAACAAACTGATGTACACCCGTCTGCTGAAAGGCCAGGACATCACCCTGTTCAGCCCCTCCGACGTACCGGGCCTGTACGATGCGTTCTTCGCCGATCAGGATGAATTTGAGCGTCTATACACGCAATACGAGCAAGACGACAGCATCCGTAAGCAGCGCGTTAAGGCCGTCGACCTGTTCTCCCTGATGATGCAGGAACGTGCTTCTACTGGCCGTATCTACATTCAGAACGTTGACCACTGCAACACGCACAGCCCGTTCGATCCGGCGATTGCGCCAGTGCGCCAGTCTAACCTGTGCCTGGAAATCGCTCTGCCGACCAAACCGCTGTACGACGTTAACGACGAAAACGGCGAAATCGCGCTGTGTACGCTGTCTGCATTCAACCTGGGCGCGATCAAGAGCCTGGCCGAGCTGGAAGAGCTGGCTGTGCTGGCGGTTCGTGCACTGGATGCCCTGCTGGATTATCAGGATTACCCAATTCCGGCGGCAAAACGTGGCGCAATGGGTCGTCGTACGCTGGGTATTGGCGTGATCAACTTCGCCTACTGGCTGGCGAAAAACGGCAAGCGTTACTCCGATGGCAGCGCCAACAACCTGACGCACGAAACCTTCGAAGCGATTCAGTATTACCTGATGAAAGCCTCTAACGAGCTGGCGAAAGAGCAAGGCGCGTGCCCGTGGTTCAACGAAACC
Coding sequences within it:
- the nrdA gene encoding ribonucleoside-diphosphate reductase 1 subunit alpha, with the translated sequence MDKQGDIFLFHGQVKNHMNQSLLVTKRDGTTERINLDKIHRVLDWAAEGLNNVSISQVELRSHIQFYDGIKTSDIHETIIKAAADLISREAPDYQYMAARLAIFHLRKKAYGQFEPPALLDHVTKMVDLGKYDAHLLEDYTEEEFKQMDGFIDHWRDMNFSYAAVKQLEGKYLVQNRVTGEIYESAQFLYILVAACLFSNYPRETRLDYVKRFYDAVSTFKISLPTPIMSGVRTPTRQFSSCVLIECGDSLDSINATSSAIVKYVSQRAGIGINAGRIRALGSPIRGGEAFHTGCIPFYKHFQTAVKSCSQGGVRGGAATLFYPMWHLEVESLLVLKNNRGVEGNRVRHMDYGVQINKLMYTRLLKGQDITLFSPSDVPGLYDAFFADQDEFERLYTQYEQDDSIRKQRVKAVDLFSLMMQERASTGRIYIQNVDHCNTHSPFDPAIAPVRQSNLCLEIALPTKPLYDVNDENGEIALCTLSAFNLGAIKSLAELEELAVLAVRALDALLDYQDYPIPAAKRGAMGRRTLGIGVINFAYWLAKNGKRYSDGSANNLTHETFEAIQYYLMKASNELAKEQGACPWFNETTYAKGILPIDTYKKDLDAIVNEPLHLDWETLRESIKTHGLRNSTLSALMPSETSSQISNATNGIEPPRGHVSIKASKDGVLRQVVPDYELLKDSYELLWEMPNNDGYLQLVGIMQKFIDQSISANTNYDPTRFPSGKVPMQQLLKDLLTAYKFGVKTLYYHNTRDGAEDAQDDMAPSIQDDGCESGACKI